From a region of the Myxococcus stipitatus genome:
- a CDS encoding enoyl-CoA hydratase/isomerase family protein → MDAVGEAVGEVRYEVQGAQAHLTIDRPRARNALSPAVVKALMDGLERADADPAVRVVVLTGAGEKVFCAGGDLGQMTGDGGFLSTHEGRRSYGKLLARFQEARKPTVARVNGHALAGGMGLVLACDLAVMVEGADLGTPEIDVGLFPMMMMALLQRHVGRKRALELVLTGDRLPAREALALGIVNRVVPAAELDAAVAALAGKLAGKSQAVLALGRRAYFTAEDLPLPAALEFLASQLSLNVLADDAGEGVAAFMEKRPPRWNDR, encoded by the coding sequence ATGGACGCAGTCGGAGAAGCCGTCGGAGAAGTCCGCTACGAAGTCCAAGGCGCCCAAGCGCACCTGACCATCGACCGGCCCCGGGCGCGCAACGCCCTGTCGCCCGCGGTGGTGAAGGCGCTGATGGACGGCTTGGAGCGCGCGGACGCGGACCCCGCGGTGCGGGTGGTGGTGCTCACCGGCGCGGGCGAGAAGGTCTTCTGCGCCGGCGGTGACCTGGGACAGATGACGGGCGACGGGGGCTTCCTCTCCACGCACGAGGGGCGCCGCTCCTACGGGAAGCTGCTCGCCCGCTTCCAGGAGGCGCGCAAGCCCACCGTGGCCCGCGTCAACGGCCACGCGCTGGCGGGAGGCATGGGGCTGGTGCTCGCGTGCGACCTGGCGGTGATGGTGGAGGGCGCGGACCTGGGCACGCCCGAAATCGACGTGGGGCTGTTCCCCATGATGATGATGGCGCTCTTGCAGCGGCACGTGGGCCGCAAGCGCGCGCTGGAGCTGGTGCTCACCGGCGACCGGCTCCCGGCGCGCGAGGCGCTGGCGCTGGGCATCGTCAACCGGGTGGTGCCGGCGGCGGAGCTGGACGCGGCCGTGGCGGCGCTGGCGGGGAAGCTGGCCGGCAAGAGCCAGGCGGTGCTCGCGCTGGGGCGCCGCGCCTACTTCACCGCGGAGGACCTGCCGCTGCCCGCGGCGCTGGAGTTCCTCGCGTCGCAGCTGTCGCTCAACGTGCTCGCGGACGACGCGGGCGAGGGCGTCGCGGCCTTCATGGAGAAGCGCCCGCCCAGGTGGAACGACCGCTGA
- a CDS encoding M23 family metallopeptidase — protein MPAPLARRKYSAPTCLVLALLAAGAEAQAIDTSPAVPAPAAQAPLMTAGRPLLTLRPGAARPGDPLLVEVRGVAELPQGTLAGRPLRFFPWGEGFIALTGLPVEMPVGPASVTVAATRTAGEVPVVLSGNLDVVEPGYPSRELKVSGKYVEPPASVKARMAADRKAFAVAFAQPFTAPLFSRNFAWPRQDRITAPFGDKRTFNGKLSSQHFGVDIDGDPGTPVSAANDGTVVMARDNYSAGRTVIVHHGGGLYTSYFHLSRILVKQGAKVKQGERLGLVGSTGRVTGPHLHWGVKVDGMWVDGETLLELDFFPPSTPAVASGDSAGLAAP, from the coding sequence ATGCCCGCGCCCCTCGCCCGCCGGAAGTATTCCGCCCCGACCTGTCTCGTGCTCGCGCTGCTCGCCGCCGGTGCGGAGGCCCAGGCCATCGACACGTCTCCGGCCGTCCCCGCCCCCGCGGCGCAGGCCCCCCTGATGACGGCGGGCCGCCCGCTCCTCACCCTGCGGCCCGGCGCGGCGCGGCCCGGCGACCCGCTGCTCGTCGAGGTGCGGGGCGTGGCCGAGCTGCCGCAGGGCACGCTCGCGGGCAGGCCCCTGCGCTTCTTCCCGTGGGGCGAGGGGTTCATCGCGCTGACGGGCCTGCCGGTGGAGATGCCGGTGGGGCCCGCCTCCGTGACGGTGGCCGCGACGAGGACCGCCGGCGAGGTCCCCGTGGTGCTGTCGGGGAACCTGGACGTCGTGGAGCCGGGCTATCCGTCGCGCGAGCTGAAGGTCTCCGGCAAGTACGTCGAGCCGCCCGCGTCGGTGAAGGCGCGCATGGCCGCGGACCGGAAGGCCTTCGCGGTGGCCTTCGCCCAGCCCTTCACCGCGCCGCTGTTCTCGCGCAACTTCGCCTGGCCCCGGCAGGACCGCATCACCGCGCCCTTCGGCGACAAGCGCACGTTCAACGGCAAGCTGTCCAGCCAGCACTTCGGCGTGGACATCGACGGGGACCCGGGCACGCCGGTGTCCGCGGCCAACGACGGCACGGTGGTGATGGCGCGCGACAACTACTCCGCGGGCCGCACCGTCATCGTCCACCACGGCGGCGGGCTGTACACGTCGTACTTCCACCTGTCGCGCATCCTCGTGAAGCAGGGCGCGAAGGTGAAGCAGGGCGAGCGGCTGGGCCTGGTCGGCAGCACCGGCCGCGTCACCGGCCCCCACCTCCACTGGGGCGTGAAGGTGGATGGAATGTGGGTGGATGGCGAGACGCTGCTCGAGCTCGACTTCTTCCCGCCCTCCACGCCCGCGGTGGCCAGCGGAGACTCCGCGGGCCTCGCGGCGCCCTGA